A stretch of the Vitis riparia cultivar Riparia Gloire de Montpellier isolate 1030 chromosome 13, EGFV_Vit.rip_1.0, whole genome shotgun sequence genome encodes the following:
- the LOC117928898 gene encoding U11/U12 small nuclear ribonucleoprotein 31 kDa protein, producing the protein MGRNNNSDSEEDETLYYRYASSSIPNPNPKSNSSKLQKRSSGSGSLAPSKSTVYVSNLDYTLTNSDLFTIFSTFGKVAKVTILKDRHTRHSRGVAFVLFVSRDEAIAAAREMNGKVLNKRTLTASIAADNGRAAEFIRRRVYKDKSRCYECGEGGHLSYECPRNQLGPRERPVPKRSRRGQGGSEARQNGDHDNGGSDGGEAFEDDNWASVVDTGADQRLLKGSEGLEMRKKGKKEKKASYFSDESDEEE; encoded by the coding sequence ATGGGGAGGAACAACAACAGCGACAGCGAAGAAGACGAAACCCTGTACTACCGCTATGCCTCTTCCTCAAttcctaaccctaaccctaaatcTAACTCCTCCAAACTCCAGAAAAGATCCAGCGGCTCCGGAAGTCTAGCTCCTTCTAAATCAACGGTCTACGTCTCCAACCTCGACTACACCCTTACCAACTCCGACCTCTTCACCATCTTCTCCACCTTCGGCAAAGTCGCCAAGGTCACCATCCTAAAGGATCGCCACACTCGCCACAGCCGCGGCGTCGCCTTCGTACTCTTCGTCTCCCGTGACGAGGCCATCGCGGCCGCTCGTGAGATGAACGGCAAGGTCCTCAATAAACGCACCCTCACCGCCTCTATAGCCGCCGACAACGGTCGGGCCGCTGAGTTCATTCGCCGCAGGGTTTACAAGGACAAGAGCCGCTGTTACGAGTGCGGAGAGGGCGGCCATTTGTCGTACGAGTGCCCCAGGAACCAGTTGGGTCCCAGGGAGCGTCCGGTGCCGAAGCGCTCACGGCGCGGGCAGGGCGGGAGTGAGGCCAGGCAGAACGGTGATCACGACAACGGCGGATCGGATGGCGGGGAAGCATTTGAGGATGATAATTGGGCGTCAGTGGTCGATACTGGTGCTGATCAGAGGTTATTAAAGGGAAGTGAGGGTTTGGAGATGAGGAAGAAggggaagaaagagaaaaaagcaAGTTATTTTAGTGATGAGAGTGACGAGGAGGAGTGA